Proteins encoded together in one Rhinopithecus roxellana isolate Shanxi Qingling chromosome 3, ASM756505v1, whole genome shotgun sequence window:
- the TNFAIP8 gene encoding tumor necrosis factor alpha-induced protein 8 isoform X5, whose product MATDVFNSKNLAVQAQKKILGKMVSKSIATTLIDDTSSEVLDELYRVTREYTQNKKEAEKIIKNLIKTVIKLAILYRNNQFNQDELALMEKFKKKVHQLAMTVVSFHQVDYTFDRNVLSRLLNECREMLHQIIQRHLTAKSHGRVNNVFDHFSDCDFLAALYNPFGNFKPHLQKLCDGINKMLDEENI is encoded by the coding sequence tGGCCACAGATGTCTTTAATTCCAAAAACCTGGCCGTTCAGGCACAAAAGAAGATCTTGGGTAAAATGGTGTCCAAATCCATCGCCACCACCTTAATAGATGACACGAGTAGTGAGGTGCTGGATGAGCTCTACAGAGTGACCAGGGAGTACACCCAAAAcaagaaggaggcagagaagatCATCAAGAACCTTATCAAGACGGTCATCAAGCTGGCCATTCTTTACAGGAATAATCAGTTTAATCAAGATGAGCTAGCACTGATGGagaaatttaagaagaaagtTCATCAACTTGCTATGACCGTGGTCAGTTTCCACCAGGTGGATTATACCTTTGACCGGAATGTGTTGTCCAGGCTTTTAAATGAATGCAGAGAGATGTTGCATCAGATCATTCAGCGTCACCTCACTGCCAAGTCACACGGACGGGTTAACAATGTCTTCGATCATTTTTCAGATTGTGATTTTTTGGCTGCCTTGTATAATCCTTTTGGGAATTTTAAACCCCACTTACAAAAACTATGTGATGGTATCAACAAAATGTTGGATGAAgagaacatatga
- the TNFAIP8 gene encoding tumor necrosis factor alpha-induced protein 8 isoform X3 has translation MGEESLSLATDVFNSKNLAVQAQKKILGKMVSKSIATTLIDDTSSEVLDELYRVTREYTQNKKEAEKIIKNLIKTVIKLAILYRNNQFNQDELALMEKFKKKVHQLAMTVVSFHQVDYTFDRNVLSRLLNECREMLHQIIQRHLTAKSHGRVNNVFDHFSDCDFLAALYNPFGNFKPHLQKLCDGINKMLDEENI, from the coding sequence tGGCCACAGATGTCTTTAATTCCAAAAACCTGGCCGTTCAGGCACAAAAGAAGATCTTGGGTAAAATGGTGTCCAAATCCATCGCCACCACCTTAATAGATGACACGAGTAGTGAGGTGCTGGATGAGCTCTACAGAGTGACCAGGGAGTACACCCAAAAcaagaaggaggcagagaagatCATCAAGAACCTTATCAAGACGGTCATCAAGCTGGCCATTCTTTACAGGAATAATCAGTTTAATCAAGATGAGCTAGCACTGATGGagaaatttaagaagaaagtTCATCAACTTGCTATGACCGTGGTCAGTTTCCACCAGGTGGATTATACCTTTGACCGGAATGTGTTGTCCAGGCTTTTAAATGAATGCAGAGAGATGTTGCATCAGATCATTCAGCGTCACCTCACTGCCAAGTCACACGGACGGGTTAACAATGTCTTCGATCATTTTTCAGATTGTGATTTTTTGGCTGCCTTGTATAATCCTTTTGGGAATTTTAAACCCCACTTACAAAAACTATGTGATGGTATCAACAAAATGTTGGATGAAgagaacatatga
- the TNFAIP8 gene encoding tumor necrosis factor alpha-induced protein 8 isoform X4 translates to MLKLVATDVFNSKNLAVQAQKKILGKMVSKSIATTLIDDTSSEVLDELYRVTREYTQNKKEAEKIIKNLIKTVIKLAILYRNNQFNQDELALMEKFKKKVHQLAMTVVSFHQVDYTFDRNVLSRLLNECREMLHQIIQRHLTAKSHGRVNNVFDHFSDCDFLAALYNPFGNFKPHLQKLCDGINKMLDEENI, encoded by the coding sequence tGGCCACAGATGTCTTTAATTCCAAAAACCTGGCCGTTCAGGCACAAAAGAAGATCTTGGGTAAAATGGTGTCCAAATCCATCGCCACCACCTTAATAGATGACACGAGTAGTGAGGTGCTGGATGAGCTCTACAGAGTGACCAGGGAGTACACCCAAAAcaagaaggaggcagagaagatCATCAAGAACCTTATCAAGACGGTCATCAAGCTGGCCATTCTTTACAGGAATAATCAGTTTAATCAAGATGAGCTAGCACTGATGGagaaatttaagaagaaagtTCATCAACTTGCTATGACCGTGGTCAGTTTCCACCAGGTGGATTATACCTTTGACCGGAATGTGTTGTCCAGGCTTTTAAATGAATGCAGAGAGATGTTGCATCAGATCATTCAGCGTCACCTCACTGCCAAGTCACACGGACGGGTTAACAATGTCTTCGATCATTTTTCAGATTGTGATTTTTTGGCTGCCTTGTATAATCCTTTTGGGAATTTTAAACCCCACTTACAAAAACTATGTGATGGTATCAACAAAATGTTGGATGAAgagaacatatga
- the TNFAIP8 gene encoding tumor necrosis factor alpha-induced protein 8 isoform X2: MGSTLFRRPVATDVFNSKNLAVQAQKKILGKMVSKSIATTLIDDTSSEVLDELYRVTREYTQNKKEAEKIIKNLIKTVIKLAILYRNNQFNQDELALMEKFKKKVHQLAMTVVSFHQVDYTFDRNVLSRLLNECREMLHQIIQRHLTAKSHGRVNNVFDHFSDCDFLAALYNPFGNFKPHLQKLCDGINKMLDEENI, from the coding sequence tGGCCACAGATGTCTTTAATTCCAAAAACCTGGCCGTTCAGGCACAAAAGAAGATCTTGGGTAAAATGGTGTCCAAATCCATCGCCACCACCTTAATAGATGACACGAGTAGTGAGGTGCTGGATGAGCTCTACAGAGTGACCAGGGAGTACACCCAAAAcaagaaggaggcagagaagatCATCAAGAACCTTATCAAGACGGTCATCAAGCTGGCCATTCTTTACAGGAATAATCAGTTTAATCAAGATGAGCTAGCACTGATGGagaaatttaagaagaaagtTCATCAACTTGCTATGACCGTGGTCAGTTTCCACCAGGTGGATTATACCTTTGACCGGAATGTGTTGTCCAGGCTTTTAAATGAATGCAGAGAGATGTTGCATCAGATCATTCAGCGTCACCTCACTGCCAAGTCACACGGACGGGTTAACAATGTCTTCGATCATTTTTCAGATTGTGATTTTTTGGCTGCCTTGTATAATCCTTTTGGGAATTTTAAACCCCACTTACAAAAACTATGTGATGGTATCAACAAAATGTTGGATGAAgagaacatatga
- the TNFAIP8 gene encoding tumor necrosis factor alpha-induced protein 8 isoform X1, with the protein MHSEAEELKEVATDVFNSKNLAVQAQKKILGKMVSKSIATTLIDDTSSEVLDELYRVTREYTQNKKEAEKIIKNLIKTVIKLAILYRNNQFNQDELALMEKFKKKVHQLAMTVVSFHQVDYTFDRNVLSRLLNECREMLHQIIQRHLTAKSHGRVNNVFDHFSDCDFLAALYNPFGNFKPHLQKLCDGINKMLDEENI; encoded by the coding sequence tGGCCACAGATGTCTTTAATTCCAAAAACCTGGCCGTTCAGGCACAAAAGAAGATCTTGGGTAAAATGGTGTCCAAATCCATCGCCACCACCTTAATAGATGACACGAGTAGTGAGGTGCTGGATGAGCTCTACAGAGTGACCAGGGAGTACACCCAAAAcaagaaggaggcagagaagatCATCAAGAACCTTATCAAGACGGTCATCAAGCTGGCCATTCTTTACAGGAATAATCAGTTTAATCAAGATGAGCTAGCACTGATGGagaaatttaagaagaaagtTCATCAACTTGCTATGACCGTGGTCAGTTTCCACCAGGTGGATTATACCTTTGACCGGAATGTGTTGTCCAGGCTTTTAAATGAATGCAGAGAGATGTTGCATCAGATCATTCAGCGTCACCTCACTGCCAAGTCACACGGACGGGTTAACAATGTCTTCGATCATTTTTCAGATTGTGATTTTTTGGCTGCCTTGTATAATCCTTTTGGGAATTTTAAACCCCACTTACAAAAACTATGTGATGGTATCAACAAAATGTTGGATGAAgagaacatatga
- the TNFAIP8 gene encoding tumor necrosis factor alpha-induced protein 8 isoform X6, which translates to MVSKSIATTLIDDTSSEVLDELYRVTREYTQNKKEAEKIIKNLIKTVIKLAILYRNNQFNQDELALMEKFKKKVHQLAMTVVSFHQVDYTFDRNVLSRLLNECREMLHQIIQRHLTAKSHGRVNNVFDHFSDCDFLAALYNPFGNFKPHLQKLCDGINKMLDEENI; encoded by the coding sequence ATGGTGTCCAAATCCATCGCCACCACCTTAATAGATGACACGAGTAGTGAGGTGCTGGATGAGCTCTACAGAGTGACCAGGGAGTACACCCAAAAcaagaaggaggcagagaagatCATCAAGAACCTTATCAAGACGGTCATCAAGCTGGCCATTCTTTACAGGAATAATCAGTTTAATCAAGATGAGCTAGCACTGATGGagaaatttaagaagaaagtTCATCAACTTGCTATGACCGTGGTCAGTTTCCACCAGGTGGATTATACCTTTGACCGGAATGTGTTGTCCAGGCTTTTAAATGAATGCAGAGAGATGTTGCATCAGATCATTCAGCGTCACCTCACTGCCAAGTCACACGGACGGGTTAACAATGTCTTCGATCATTTTTCAGATTGTGATTTTTTGGCTGCCTTGTATAATCCTTTTGGGAATTTTAAACCCCACTTACAAAAACTATGTGATGGTATCAACAAAATGTTGGATGAAgagaacatatga